One genomic window of Comamonas serinivorans includes the following:
- a CDS encoding acetyl-CoA hydrolase/transferase family protein has product MTIPSSADRILNDVLRTRIMSAEQAAELIPAGATVGMSGFTAAGAPKAVPQALARRIERINAQGGQFRIGLWTGASTSPELDGALAKVHGIDRRLPYQSDPVARQQINAGEMNYIDLHLSHVAQYVWFGFLGHLDVAVVEVSGILPDGRLIPSTSVGNNKTWLDQADAIILEVNAGQPAALDGMHDIYYGTDRPPNRKPIPMLHPHDRIGEPYLRCDLNKVIAVVPTHAADKLSAYKPLDEDSQRIAAHIVDFLEHEVQHGRLPRNLLPLQSGVGNIANAVLAGLNQSAFEDMTAYTEVLQDGMLDLLESGKLRSASATALALSPEGFKRFEARADELRQRILLRPQEISNHPELIRRMGLIAMNALIEADIYGNVNSTHLMGTSIMNGIGGSGDYARNAYLSIFMSPSTAKGGQISCIVPMASHVDHTEHDVQVLVTEQGLADLRGLAPRQRAKLIIAKCVHPSYRDPISDYFERALKGSVGQQTPHLLTEALSWHQRYLDTGSMRPAASPAA; this is encoded by the coding sequence ATGACGATTCCCTCCTCGGCCGACCGCATCCTGAATGACGTCCTGCGCACCCGCATCATGTCGGCCGAGCAGGCCGCCGAACTCATCCCGGCCGGAGCCACCGTGGGCATGAGCGGCTTCACCGCCGCCGGGGCGCCCAAGGCGGTGCCGCAGGCGCTGGCGCGCCGCATCGAGCGCATCAACGCCCAGGGCGGCCAGTTCCGCATCGGCCTGTGGACGGGCGCGTCCACCTCGCCCGAGCTCGATGGCGCGCTGGCCAAGGTGCATGGCATCGACCGCCGCTTGCCCTACCAGTCCGACCCGGTGGCGCGTCAGCAGATCAACGCCGGCGAGATGAACTACATCGACCTGCACCTGTCGCACGTCGCGCAGTACGTCTGGTTTGGCTTTCTGGGGCACCTGGACGTGGCGGTGGTCGAGGTCTCGGGCATCTTGCCCGACGGCCGGCTGATCCCGTCCACCTCGGTGGGCAACAACAAGACCTGGCTGGACCAGGCGGACGCGATCATCCTGGAGGTGAACGCCGGCCAGCCCGCCGCGCTGGATGGCATGCACGACATCTACTACGGCACGGACCGGCCGCCCAACCGCAAGCCCATCCCCATGCTGCACCCGCATGACCGCATCGGCGAGCCCTACCTGCGCTGCGACCTGAACAAGGTCATCGCCGTGGTGCCCACGCACGCGGCCGACAAGCTGAGCGCCTACAAGCCGCTGGACGAGGATTCGCAGCGCATCGCGGCCCACATCGTGGACTTCCTGGAGCACGAGGTGCAGCACGGCCGCCTGCCGCGCAACCTGCTGCCGCTGCAGTCGGGTGTGGGCAACATCGCCAACGCCGTGCTGGCGGGCCTGAACCAGAGCGCCTTTGAGGACATGACGGCCTACACCGAGGTGCTGCAGGACGGCATGCTGGACCTGCTGGAGTCGGGCAAGCTGCGATCCGCCTCGGCCACCGCCCTGGCCCTGAGCCCCGAGGGCTTCAAGCGCTTTGAAGCCCGGGCCGACGAGCTGCGCCAGCGCATCCTGCTGCGGCCGCAGGAGATCAGCAACCACCCCGAGCTGATCCGACGCATGGGCCTGATCGCCATGAACGCGTTGATCGAGGCTGACATCTACGGCAACGTGAACTCCACCCACCTCATGGGCACGTCCATCATGAACGGCATCGGCGGCTCGGGCGACTACGCGCGCAACGCCTACCTGTCCATCTTCATGTCGCCGTCCACGGCCAAGGGCGGCCAGATCAGCTGCATCGTGCCCATGGCCTCGCACGTGGACCACACCGAGCACGACGTGCAGGTGCTGGTCACCGAGCAGGGCCTGGCCGACCTGCGCGGCCTGGCGCCGCGCCAGCGCGCCAAGCTCATCATCGCCAAGTGCGTGCACCCCAGCTACCGCGACCCGATCAGCGACTACTTCGAGCGCGCGCTCAAGGGCTCGGTCGGCCAGCAGACCCCGCACCTGCTGACCGAGGCGCTGAGCTGGCACCAGCGTTATCTGGACACCGGCAGCATGCGGCCCGCGGCGAGCCCAGCGGCGTGA
- a CDS encoding (2Fe-2S) ferredoxin domain-containing protein codes for MSDTTRATQGTPAPAQPSYYRHHVFFCLNQRTNGESSCADHGAQAAFDHCKAKVKALGLAGPGQVRVNKAGCLDRCAGGPVAVVYPEGVWYTYLDNADIDEIVERHLQHGEVVERLLTPPELGR; via the coding sequence ATGAGCGACACCACCCGCGCCACGCAGGGCACGCCCGCGCCCGCCCAGCCGTCTTACTACCGCCACCATGTGTTTTTCTGCCTGAACCAGCGCACCAACGGCGAGTCCTCGTGCGCCGACCATGGCGCGCAGGCGGCCTTCGACCACTGCAAGGCCAAGGTCAAGGCCCTGGGGCTGGCCGGCCCGGGCCAGGTGCGCGTGAACAAGGCCGGCTGCCTGGACCGCTGCGCCGGCGGCCCCGTGGCCGTGGTCTACCCCGAGGGCGTCTGGTACACCTATCTGGACAACGCCGACATCGACGAGATCGTCGAGCGCCACCTGCAGCACGGCGAGGTGGTCGAGCGCTTGCTGACGCCGCCCGAGCTGGGCCGATGA
- a CDS encoding alpha/beta hydrolase, protein MNANTQAITLQGPAGPLEALVDEPAAGTTAPGAAPRVAVIAHPHPLFAGTMHNKVVQTLARAFVQSGWRAVRFNFRGVGESAGSYDEGRGEADDLQAVIAQTANGEGGALALAGFSFGSFVTANVAAQLHAQGRDLAQLVLVGTAAQRFTVAPIAPEWHERSLIVHGEADDTVSLASVYDWARPQNLPVTVLPGVGHFFHGQLPLLKQLVMRHLRVAPAAAGSSGG, encoded by the coding sequence ATGAACGCCAACACCCAAGCCATCACCTTGCAGGGGCCGGCCGGCCCGCTGGAGGCCCTGGTCGACGAACCCGCCGCCGGCACCACGGCCCCCGGCGCCGCGCCGCGCGTTGCCGTGATCGCCCACCCGCACCCGCTGTTTGCCGGCACCATGCACAACAAGGTGGTGCAGACCCTGGCTCGCGCCTTTGTGCAATCGGGCTGGCGCGCGGTGCGCTTCAACTTCCGCGGCGTCGGCGAGAGCGCCGGCAGCTACGACGAAGGCCGTGGCGAAGCCGATGACCTGCAGGCCGTGATCGCGCAGACCGCGAACGGCGAGGGCGGCGCGCTGGCGCTGGCGGGCTTCAGCTTCGGCAGCTTCGTCACCGCCAACGTGGCCGCGCAGCTGCACGCCCAAGGCCGCGACCTGGCGCAGCTGGTGCTGGTGGGCACGGCGGCCCAGCGCTTCACCGTGGCGCCCATCGCGCCGGAGTGGCACGAGCGCAGCCTGATCGTGCATGGCGAGGCCGATGACACCGTGTCGCTGGCCAGCGTGTACGACTGGGCGCGGCCGCAGAACCTGCCCGTCACCGTGCTGCCGGGCGTCGGGCACTTCTTCCATGGCCAGCTGCCGCTGCTCAAGCAGCTGGTGATGCGTCACCTGCGCGTGGCGCCGGCCGCGGCCGGATCCAGTGGCGGGTGA
- a CDS encoding DUF3772 domain-containing protein: MRSSWCWRVWVCGLLLGLLSGWASAQPAEPGPVAEAVQNTQAVSRELDRIRAALDDAESLETLKSMSDKALAAQRKADAAVTVLMPQLDQIDARVQQLGPVDKDAVEGADIAEQRKALARERSEVDSAIKSGKLLAVEARQLSESIEQLRSRQFNAQILQKSASPLWPTLWRDLAAHVPADWLRLQALLRQGREAFDRAVAERGWRVPALGGVLALVLLFPLRLGLRRLGRWFAASDRAPEGRLRRSGLAVWLLVVGTSMPLLASWVWVESLAWVDAIAPRLEGVARQFIIATGVAAFITALSACLLVPKRPSWRLLNMDDQAATRLRKYTWAAAALVWLHVLVQALNTAARSSDVSTVALSGVMGLSYVGLLMAALFTLSRLRARQSAEAAGVTGSAWLMLAWLGGHLAVWTALVAALLGYLNFTLFAASQMVWMTVVVMATSLWMKFADDFFLWLTSPQSRSGQALRQAASATDSGVEQVGVLLSAVARLALLVLAAAAILAPFGNVNALFGWMGTLGQGVTIGGAVLQPGAIARALVVLLIGLALFKVLQAWLVDTYLPKTRFDLGARNSISTVARYLGITLTVIWTLAALGIGFEKIALLASALSVGIGFGLQAITQNFVSGLILLAERPVKLGDRITIGDQAGDVRRISVRATEIQLDDRSTLIVPNSELITKSVRNMTMGNVLGRIQIKFTVPLSTDVQQLKTLLLELYGAHEAVLDAPAPSVYIDAIGDGLITINSFAHVNSPRSVYATRSDLLFSVLERLQQAGIPLSTPTDIHVILDPQADPGLTAAAADPAATAAPAAAGPPAGPR, translated from the coding sequence GTGCGTTCATCGTGGTGCTGGCGGGTGTGGGTCTGTGGGCTGCTGCTGGGCCTGCTGAGCGGGTGGGCGTCCGCGCAGCCGGCGGAACCCGGCCCCGTGGCCGAAGCGGTGCAGAACACGCAGGCGGTGTCGCGCGAGCTCGACCGCATCCGCGCCGCACTGGACGACGCCGAGTCGCTGGAGACCCTCAAGTCGATGTCGGACAAGGCGCTGGCGGCGCAGCGCAAGGCCGACGCGGCCGTCACCGTGCTGATGCCACAGCTTGACCAGATCGATGCGCGCGTTCAGCAGCTGGGCCCGGTGGACAAGGATGCCGTGGAGGGCGCGGACATCGCCGAGCAGCGCAAGGCCCTGGCCCGCGAGCGCAGCGAGGTCGACTCGGCCATCAAGAGCGGCAAGCTGCTGGCGGTGGAAGCCCGGCAGCTCAGCGAGTCCATCGAGCAGCTGCGCTCGCGCCAGTTCAACGCCCAGATCCTGCAGAAATCGGCGTCACCGCTGTGGCCCACGCTGTGGCGCGACCTGGCGGCCCATGTGCCGGCCGACTGGCTGCGCCTGCAGGCCTTGCTGCGGCAAGGGCGCGAGGCGTTTGACCGCGCCGTGGCCGAGCGTGGCTGGCGCGTGCCCGCACTCGGGGGCGTGCTGGCGCTGGTGCTGCTGTTTCCGCTGCGCCTGGGCTTGCGGCGCCTGGGTCGGTGGTTTGCGGCCTCGGACCGCGCGCCCGAGGGGCGGCTGCGGCGCTCGGGGCTGGCGGTGTGGCTGCTGGTGGTGGGCACCAGCATGCCGCTGCTGGCCAGCTGGGTCTGGGTCGAGTCGCTGGCCTGGGTCGATGCCATCGCCCCGCGGCTGGAGGGCGTCGCCCGCCAGTTCATCATCGCCACCGGGGTGGCCGCCTTCATCACGGCGCTGAGCGCCTGCCTGCTGGTGCCCAAGCGCCCGTCGTGGCGCCTGCTGAACATGGACGACCAGGCCGCCACCCGGCTGCGCAAGTACACCTGGGCCGCCGCGGCGCTGGTGTGGCTGCACGTGCTGGTGCAGGCCCTCAACACGGCCGCGCGCAGCAGCGACGTGAGCACCGTGGCGCTGAGCGGCGTGATGGGCCTGAGCTACGTCGGCCTGCTGATGGCGGCGCTGTTCACGCTGTCGCGCCTGCGGGCCCGGCAGTCGGCAGAAGCCGCGGGGGTGACGGGCAGCGCCTGGCTCATGCTGGCATGGCTGGGCGGGCACCTGGCGGTGTGGACCGCGCTGGTCGCGGCCTTGCTGGGCTACCTCAACTTCACGCTGTTCGCCGCCTCGCAAATGGTCTGGATGACCGTGGTGGTGATGGCCACCAGCCTGTGGATGAAGTTCGCTGACGACTTCTTCCTGTGGTTGACCTCGCCCCAGAGCCGCAGTGGTCAGGCGCTGCGGCAGGCGGCGAGCGCGACCGACTCCGGCGTGGAGCAGGTCGGGGTGCTGCTGTCGGCCGTGGCCCGCCTGGCCCTGCTGGTGCTGGCCGCGGCCGCCATCCTGGCGCCGTTCGGCAATGTCAACGCGCTGTTCGGCTGGATGGGCACGCTGGGCCAGGGCGTGACCATCGGCGGCGCCGTGCTGCAGCCGGGGGCCATCGCGCGGGCCCTGGTGGTGCTGCTCATCGGCCTGGCGCTGTTCAAGGTGCTGCAGGCCTGGCTGGTTGACACCTACCTGCCCAAGACCCGCTTTGACCTGGGCGCGCGCAACTCCATCAGCACCGTGGCGCGCTACCTCGGCATCACCTTGACCGTGATCTGGACGCTGGCGGCGCTGGGCATCGGCTTCGAGAAGATTGCCCTGCTGGCCAGCGCGCTGTCGGTCGGCATCGGCTTCGGCCTGCAGGCCATCACGCAGAACTTCGTCTCCGGCCTCATCCTGTTGGCCGAGCGGCCGGTCAAGCTCGGCGACCGCATCACCATTGGCGATCAGGCCGGCGATGTGCGCCGCATCAGCGTGCGCGCGACCGAAATCCAGCTCGACGACCGCTCCACGCTGATCGTGCCCAACTCGGAACTCATCACCAAGTCCGTGCGCAACATGACGATGGGCAACGTGCTGGGGCGCATCCAGATCAAGTTCACCGTGCCGCTCTCGACCGACGTGCAGCAGCTCAAAACCCTGCTGCTCGAGCTCTATGGCGCCCACGAGGCCGTGCTCGATGCGCCGGCTCCCTCGGTCTACATCGACGCCATCGGCGACGGCCTGATCACCATCAACAGCTTCGCGCACGTGAACAGCCCGCGCAGCGTCTACGCCACGCGCAGCGACCTGTTGTTCAGCGTGCTCGAGCGGCTGCAGCAGGCGGGCATCCCGCTGTCCACGCCCACCGACATCCACGTCATCCTGGACCCGCAGGCCGATCCGGGCCTGACGGCGGCCGCAGCGGACCCCGCAGCCACCGCAGCGCCTGCAGCGGCAGGCCCGCCGGCCGGTCCGCGCTGA
- a CDS encoding D-alanyl-D-alanine carboxypeptidase family protein, translating to MTAPHRIAHLSLALALSLGLAHTPALAAKKAPAAAKPAAAASAAAAAPSAPVLSPLGPQAPEIAAKSFLLMDVTSGQVLAAKDVDSPVEPASLTKLMTGYLVYQALAAKKITATQTLPVSERAWKMPGSRMFIDPKMQVPVDDLIKGMIVQSGNDATVALAEGVGGTYEHFVELMNQQAKQLGLTGTSYKNPEGLTEAGHYTTARDLATLSMRLMQDFPQDMHYYAIKKYRYPGTPAANDTNRNRLLHIDPTVDGLKTGHTDAAGYCLIATAKRDFPNVPGRRLLSVVLGAASDSARANESQKLLNWGYTAFDDVKLFDADQAVESPKVWKGEAGTVKIGAKRPIVVTVPSGQGAQVKTEVTRNDPLVAPLQAGQAVGTLSVKLGDKALASVPLVALEPVAQAGWFGRTWDALRLWLK from the coding sequence ATGACCGCTCCCCATCGCATTGCTCACCTGTCGTTGGCCCTGGCCTTGAGCCTGGGCCTGGCCCACACCCCGGCCCTGGCGGCCAAAAAGGCGCCGGCTGCGGCCAAACCCGCGGCGGCTGCGTCGGCGGCAGCAGCTGCGCCTTCCGCGCCCGTGCTGTCGCCGCTGGGCCCGCAAGCGCCGGAAATCGCGGCCAAGTCGTTCCTGCTGATGGACGTCACCTCGGGCCAGGTGCTGGCGGCCAAGGACGTCGATTCCCCCGTGGAGCCGGCGTCGCTGACCAAGCTGATGACGGGCTACCTGGTCTACCAGGCGCTGGCAGCCAAGAAGATCACCGCGACGCAGACCCTGCCGGTGAGCGAGCGCGCCTGGAAGATGCCGGGCTCGCGCATGTTCATCGACCCCAAGATGCAGGTGCCGGTGGACGACCTGATCAAGGGCATGATCGTGCAGTCGGGCAACGACGCCACCGTGGCGCTGGCCGAAGGCGTGGGCGGCACCTACGAGCATTTCGTCGAATTGATGAACCAGCAGGCCAAGCAGCTGGGGCTGACGGGCACGAGCTACAAAAACCCCGAAGGCCTGACCGAGGCCGGCCACTACACCACGGCGCGCGACCTCGCCACCCTGTCCATGCGGTTGATGCAGGATTTCCCGCAGGACATGCACTACTACGCGATCAAGAAGTACCGCTATCCCGGCACACCTGCAGCCAACGACACCAACCGCAACCGCCTGCTGCACATCGACCCCACGGTGGACGGCCTGAAGACCGGCCACACCGATGCTGCCGGCTACTGCCTCATCGCCACGGCCAAGCGCGACTTCCCGAACGTGCCGGGGCGCCGGCTGCTGTCCGTGGTGCTGGGCGCGGCCAGCGACAGCGCGCGCGCCAACGAATCGCAAAAGCTGCTGAACTGGGGCTACACCGCGTTCGACGACGTGAAGCTGTTCGACGCCGACCAGGCCGTGGAGTCGCCCAAGGTCTGGAAGGGCGAGGCCGGCACCGTGAAGATCGGCGCCAAGCGGCCCATCGTGGTCACCGTGCCGTCGGGCCAGGGCGCGCAGGTCAAGACCGAGGTCACGCGCAACGACCCGCTGGTGGCGCCGCTGCAGGCTGGCCAGGCCGTGGGCACGCTGTCCGTCAAGCTGGGCGACAAGGCGCTGGCCAGCGTGCCGCTGGTCGCGCTCGAGCCCGTGGCCCAGGCCGGCTGGTTCGGCCGCACCTGGGATGCGCTGCGTTTGTGGCTCAAATGA
- a CDS encoding SGNH/GDSL hydrolase family protein gives MHSSVLRRATLALALAGSAALTACGSSSVESALTPERFLAVGDGYSDIGQGPNGTRPTVNDGSNNWTQQIAADYNRTLKPANEGGYSWAQAYARVTQADTTGHNAPSITQQVTSLLNATTLGDRDVVIMSGGLSDVYAEVEAANGVITDATRAAVSKAGTEFGQQVRRLVKDGGAKYVLVTGVYNLGKSPWGLAYGDEVAAQITRLAVAFNDAVLLEINNLAENVLFRDSAVIYNILANEPDTYGIDNEDTPVCTVAEAYDCTTSTLLPGANYDTYLWSDSLNLTPRINRIFGDRSFGESMGYQFQYRW, from the coding sequence ATGCACTCTTCTGTCCTCCGTCGCGCCACGCTGGCGCTGGCCTTGGCCGGTTCGGCCGCCCTCACCGCCTGCGGTTCGAGCTCGGTTGAGTCGGCCTTGACCCCTGAGCGCTTCCTGGCCGTGGGCGACGGCTACAGCGACATCGGCCAGGGCCCCAACGGCACCCGCCCCACGGTGAACGACGGCTCGAACAACTGGACGCAGCAGATCGCCGCCGACTACAACCGGACGCTGAAGCCCGCCAACGAAGGCGGCTACAGCTGGGCCCAGGCCTACGCCCGCGTGACCCAGGCCGACACCACGGGCCACAACGCCCCCTCCATCACCCAGCAGGTCACCAGCCTGCTGAACGCCACCACGCTGGGTGATCGGGACGTGGTCATCATGTCCGGCGGCCTGAGCGATGTGTACGCCGAAGTCGAGGCCGCCAATGGCGTCATCACCGATGCCACCCGGGCCGCGGTGTCGAAGGCCGGCACCGAGTTCGGCCAGCAGGTGCGCCGCCTGGTCAAGGACGGTGGCGCCAAGTACGTGCTGGTGACCGGCGTCTACAACCTGGGCAAGTCGCCCTGGGGCCTGGCCTATGGCGACGAGGTGGCCGCGCAGATCACCCGCCTGGCCGTGGCCTTCAACGACGCCGTGCTGCTCGAGATCAACAACCTGGCCGAGAACGTGCTGTTCCGCGATTCGGCCGTGATCTACAACATCCTGGCCAATGAACCCGACACCTACGGCATCGACAACGAAGACACGCCGGTGTGCACCGTGGCCGAGGCCTACGACTGCACCACCAGCACCCTGCTGCCAGGCGCGAACTACGACACCTACCTGTGGTCCGATTCGCTGAACCTGACGCCGCGCATCAACCGCATCTTCGGCGACCGCTCGTTCGGCGAAAGCATGGGCTACCAGTTCCAGTACCGCTGGTAA
- the upp gene encoding uracil phosphoribosyltransferase yields the protein MSAEFRVIDHPLIQHKMTFLRMAETTTDTFRRLVREITAMLAYEATRDLATELIEVTTPVTTCLAPVISGKKLCLVSILRAGNGMLDGMIDLLPAARVGHVGMYRDPETLEPVEYYFKVPEDIQDRLVIVVDPMLATGNSAVLTLTRLKQAGATSLKLVNLLASPQGVQNVQTHHPDVSITVAALDQGLNDHGYIVPGLGDAGDRIFGTR from the coding sequence ATGTCCGCCGAATTCCGCGTCATCGACCACCCCCTGATCCAGCACAAGATGACCTTCTTGCGCATGGCCGAGACCACCACCGACACCTTCCGTCGCCTGGTGCGCGAAATCACCGCCATGCTGGCCTACGAGGCCACGCGCGACCTGGCCACCGAGCTGATCGAGGTCACCACCCCCGTCACCACCTGCCTGGCGCCCGTCATCAGCGGCAAGAAGCTGTGCCTGGTCTCCATCCTGCGGGCCGGCAACGGCATGCTGGACGGCATGATCGACCTGCTGCCCGCGGCGCGCGTGGGCCACGTCGGCATGTACCGCGATCCCGAAACGCTGGAGCCCGTGGAGTACTACTTCAAGGTACCCGAAGACATCCAGGACCGCTTGGTGATCGTGGTCGACCCCATGCTGGCCACGGGCAACTCCGCCGTGCTCACCCTCACGCGGCTCAAACAGGCGGGCGCCACCAGCCTCAAGCTCGTCAACCTGCTGGCATCGCCGCAGGGCGTGCAGAACGTGCAGACCCACCACCCCGATGTGTCCATCACCGTGGCCGCGCTGGACCAGGGGCTGAACGACCACGGCTACATCGTCCCCGGCCTCGGCGATGCCGGGGACCGCATCTTCGGGACGCGCTGA